One region of Mycolicibacterium rhodesiae NBB3 genomic DNA includes:
- a CDS encoding winged helix-turn-helix transcriptional regulator encodes MTVLQGRLADRDAWSAVGECPVEKTMALLGTKTAMLIMREAYYGTTRFDDFWRRIGVTKAAAAARLSELVDAGLLERRPYREPGQRSRDEYVLTAAGEDFMPVVWAMFEWGRRHLPNRTPLRLAHADCGAEASVEIRCEKGHRVPPDELVVRTVRS; translated from the coding sequence ATGACAGTGCTGCAGGGCCGGCTGGCCGACCGCGACGCCTGGTCGGCGGTGGGCGAGTGCCCGGTCGAGAAGACGATGGCGCTGCTGGGGACCAAGACGGCGATGCTGATTATGCGCGAGGCGTACTACGGGACGACCCGGTTCGACGACTTCTGGCGCCGGATCGGCGTGACCAAGGCCGCCGCCGCCGCACGGCTGTCGGAACTGGTCGACGCCGGGCTGCTGGAGCGGCGGCCCTATCGGGAACCCGGGCAGCGCAGCCGCGACGAGTACGTGCTGACCGCGGCGGGCGAGGACTTCATGCCGGTCGTATGGGCCATGTTCGAGTGGGGCCGACGCCACCTGCCCAACCGCACACCGCTGCGCCTGGCGCATGCCGACTGCGGGGCGGAGGCGAGCGTCGAGATCCGCTGCGAGAAGGGGCATCGCGTGCCGCCTGACGAGCTGGTCGTCAGGACGGTGCGGAGCTGA
- a CDS encoding DUF2126 domain-containing protein has product MGIKVALEHRTSYTFDRLVEVHPHVVRLRPAPHSRTPIEAYSLTVEPADHFINWQQDAFGLFLARLVFPNRARSLTITVGLIADMKVINPFDFFIEEYAEQIGFTYPKSLAEDLKPYLRPVDEGDEGSGPGDLVQAWVANFSVAPGTRTIDFLVALNRAVNADVGYSVRMEPGVQTPDHTLGTGIGSCRDSAWLLVSVLRQLGLAARFVSGYLVQLTSDVEALDGPSGPAADFTDLHAWAEVYIPGAGWIGLDPTSGLFAGEGHIPLSATPHPESAAPITGATEPCQTTLDFTNAVTRVHEDPRVTLPYSEAAWGAICELGGRVDQRLAAGDVRLTMGGEPTFVSIDNQVDPEWTTDADGPHKRRLASELTARLKKVWAPNGLVHRNQGKWYPGEPLPRWQIGLFWRPDGEPLWHDARLLADPWPSTPQTIEVVSDAGLQLLGALADGLGLPASQIRPAYEDALSRLAAAARLPDGEPVAATDDLVSDDAEARAELVARLEASVTEPAAYVLPLHRADDGSGWASADWRLRRGRIVLLDGDSPAGLRLPLKSISWHPPQPSHDADPLARRGELPVESGAESAEVVAADSAPTTAVVAEVRDGLLYVYLPPTDEAEHFVDLIRRVEAAAAKIDCPVVLEGYGPPPDPRITSTTVTPDPGVIEVNVAPTASFAEQRQQLETLYSEARQARLSTESFDVDGTHSGTGGGNHITLGGITPADSPLLRRPDLLVSMLTYWQRHPSLSYLFAGRFIGTTSQAPRVDEGRAEALYELEIAFAEIARLSAGDGGSRPDQGRSASSAPDQGRSASSAPDQGRSASSAPWIIDRALRHLLTDITGNTHRAEFCIDKLYSPDGARGRLGLLELRGFEMPPHYQMAMVQSLLVRSLVAWFWDEPLRAPLIRHGANLHGRYLLPHFLIHDIADVAADLRAHGINFDTSWLDPFTEFRFPRIGTAVFDGVEIEIRGAIEPWNVLGEESTAGGTARYVDSSVERIQVRLIGADRQRYVVTANGHPIPLLATDNPDVQVGGLRFRAWQPPSALHPTITVDGPLRFELVDTATGMSRGGCTYHVSHPGGRSYDHPPVNAVEAESRRGRRFETTGFTPGKVDLSDIREKQARQSTDVGAPGILDLRRVRTVLQ; this is encoded by the coding sequence ATGGGCATAAAGGTGGCGCTGGAGCATCGCACCAGCTACACGTTCGACCGGCTGGTCGAGGTGCATCCGCATGTCGTACGGCTGCGGCCCGCGCCGCACTCGCGCACACCCATCGAGGCGTACTCGCTGACCGTCGAGCCCGCCGACCACTTCATCAACTGGCAGCAGGACGCGTTCGGGCTCTTTCTCGCCCGGCTCGTCTTTCCCAACCGGGCCCGCAGTCTCACCATCACCGTCGGTCTGATCGCCGATATGAAGGTGATCAACCCCTTCGACTTCTTCATCGAGGAGTACGCCGAACAGATCGGTTTCACCTACCCGAAATCGCTCGCCGAGGATCTCAAGCCGTATCTCCGCCCGGTGGATGAGGGCGACGAGGGCTCAGGACCCGGTGACCTCGTCCAGGCATGGGTGGCGAATTTCTCCGTCGCACCGGGCACGCGAACCATCGACTTCCTCGTCGCGCTCAATCGCGCCGTCAATGCCGATGTGGGCTACAGCGTTCGCATGGAACCCGGAGTGCAGACACCCGACCACACGCTGGGTACCGGGATCGGCTCATGCCGTGACTCGGCCTGGTTGCTCGTCTCGGTGCTGCGTCAGCTCGGACTCGCGGCGCGCTTCGTTTCCGGTTATCTGGTCCAGCTCACCTCCGACGTCGAGGCGCTCGACGGACCGTCCGGCCCGGCCGCCGACTTCACAGACCTGCACGCGTGGGCCGAGGTGTACATCCCCGGTGCGGGCTGGATCGGTCTCGACCCGACCTCGGGACTGTTCGCCGGCGAGGGACACATCCCGCTGTCGGCCACCCCGCACCCGGAGTCCGCCGCGCCCATCACCGGCGCAACCGAGCCGTGTCAGACGACGCTGGACTTCACCAACGCCGTGACGCGGGTGCACGAGGACCCTAGGGTCACCCTGCCGTACAGCGAGGCGGCGTGGGGCGCCATCTGCGAGCTCGGCGGTCGCGTCGACCAACGACTGGCGGCCGGTGACGTGCGGCTCACCATGGGCGGCGAGCCGACGTTCGTCTCCATCGACAATCAGGTCGATCCAGAATGGACCACCGACGCCGACGGGCCGCACAAACGCCGATTGGCATCCGAGCTCACCGCGCGGCTGAAGAAGGTGTGGGCGCCGAATGGCCTGGTACACCGCAACCAGGGCAAGTGGTATCCGGGAGAACCGTTGCCGCGCTGGCAGATCGGACTGTTCTGGCGACCTGACGGTGAACCGCTGTGGCACGACGCCCGGCTGCTCGCCGACCCGTGGCCGTCAACGCCGCAGACCATCGAGGTGGTGTCCGATGCCGGACTCCAACTTCTCGGCGCGCTCGCCGATGGACTCGGCCTGCCGGCCTCCCAGATCCGGCCCGCATACGAGGACGCGTTGAGCCGACTTGCGGCCGCAGCGCGTCTGCCCGACGGCGAACCCGTCGCCGCCACAGACGATCTGGTGAGCGACGACGCCGAAGCTCGAGCGGAGTTGGTGGCGCGGCTGGAGGCGAGCGTCACCGAACCCGCCGCGTACGTTCTGCCGTTGCATCGGGCCGACGACGGCTCCGGATGGGCCAGCGCCGACTGGCGTTTGCGGCGCGGACGCATCGTGCTGCTCGACGGCGATTCACCGGCGGGGCTGCGCCTGCCGCTGAAGTCGATCAGCTGGCACCCGCCGCAGCCGTCTCACGATGCGGATCCACTGGCGAGACGCGGAGAGTTGCCCGTCGAAAGTGGCGCGGAGAGCGCGGAAGTGGTGGCCGCCGACTCCGCACCGACGACCGCGGTTGTGGCCGAGGTCCGCGACGGACTGCTCTACGTCTACCTGCCGCCGACCGATGAGGCCGAGCACTTCGTCGACCTCATCCGCCGGGTGGAGGCCGCCGCGGCGAAGATCGACTGCCCCGTCGTCCTCGAAGGCTACGGACCGCCGCCGGATCCGCGGATCACCTCCACCACCGTCACCCCGGATCCCGGTGTCATCGAGGTCAACGTGGCGCCAACCGCCAGTTTCGCCGAGCAGCGTCAGCAGCTGGAAACGCTGTACAGCGAGGCCAGGCAGGCCCGGTTGTCGACCGAGTCGTTCGACGTCGACGGCACGCACAGCGGCACCGGCGGCGGCAACCACATCACCCTCGGCGGCATCACACCCGCGGATTCACCGTTGCTGCGCCGTCCTGACCTGCTGGTGTCGATGCTGACGTACTGGCAGCGGCATCCGTCGCTGTCGTACTTGTTCGCGGGGCGGTTCATCGGCACCACGTCGCAGGCGCCGAGGGTCGACGAAGGCCGCGCCGAGGCGCTGTACGAACTCGAGATCGCGTTCGCCGAGATCGCCCGTCTGTCGGCGGGCGACGGTGGGTCGAGACCGGATCAGGGTCGCTCCGCAAGCTCCGCTCCGGATCAGGGTCGCTCCGCAAGCTCCGCTCCGGATCAGGGTCGCTCCGCAAGCTCCGCTCCGTGGATCATCGACCGGGCGTTGCGGCACCTGCTGACCGACATCACCGGCAACACCCACCGGGCCGAGTTCTGCATAGACAAGCTCTACAGCCCCGACGGTGCCCGCGGCAGACTCGGACTGCTGGAACTGCGCGGGTTCGAGATGCCGCCGCACTACCAGATGGCGATGGTGCAGTCGTTGTTGGTGCGGTCACTGGTCGCGTGGTTCTGGGATGAGCCGTTGCGTGCTCCGCTGATCCGGCACGGCGCCAATCTCCACGGGCGGTACCTGTTGCCGCACTTCCTGATTCACGATATCGCCGACGTGGCCGCGGACCTACGGGCGCACGGGATCAACTTCGACACCAGCTGGCTCGACCCGTTCACCGAGTTCCGGTTCCCGCGAATCGGCACGGCGGTGTTCGACGGCGTGGAGATCGAGATCCGTGGTGCCATCGAACCGTGGAATGTGCTGGGGGAGGAGTCCACCGCGGGCGGGACAGCCCGTTACGTCGACTCGTCGGTCGAACGAATCCAGGTGCGCCTCATCGGGGCCGACCGCCAGCGCTACGTCGTCACCGCCAACGGCCACCCGATCCCGCTGCTGGCCACCGACAACCCCGATGTTCAGGTGGGCGGACTGAGATTCCGTGCCTGGCAGCCGCCCAGCGCGCTGCACCCGACGATCACTGTCGACGGACCGCTGCGCTTCGAACTCGTGGACACCGCGACCGGTATGTCACGGGGCGGCTGCACCTACCACGTGTCACACCCCGGGGGCCGGTCCTACGACCATCCGCCCGTCAACGCGGTCGAAGCGGAATCGCGCCGCGGTCGCCGGTTCGAAACCACCGGATTCACGCCCGGCAAGGTCGATTTATCCGACATCAGGGAGAAGCAGGCCCGCCAATCCACCGACGTGGGCGCGCCGGGCATCCTGGACCTGCGCCGGGTGCGTACCGTTCTGCAGTGA
- a CDS encoding DUF389 domain-containing protein, with protein sequence MLHLRVIAPGELRDDVMGLLRANAGVTHIVVHPDAAVDPTGDEITADIARECADDIVRGLKALGVKESGAMTLEVLDTVLSTRAWHAEDAAAGQPADAVIWDELVSRTREESTLTFTFVMFLCIACLIAAIGVVTDSPVTVVGAMVVGPEFGPLAGLAVALVQRRSHLAQRAALALLVGFPVAMAVTIAFTLIFEALGWVTLQTTRELNEVDFIFQVGPFSFVIALLAGAAGMLSLVSSKSAALVGVFISVTTVPAAGFAVVAATIGDWHVAAQSTLQLAVNLTGITIAGVLVLWVYRLRRTR encoded by the coding sequence GTGCTTCATTTGCGGGTGATCGCGCCGGGGGAACTGCGCGACGACGTGATGGGCCTGCTGCGGGCGAACGCAGGGGTGACGCACATCGTGGTTCATCCCGACGCCGCCGTTGATCCGACGGGTGACGAGATCACCGCGGACATCGCCAGGGAGTGCGCCGACGACATCGTTCGCGGGCTCAAAGCGTTGGGCGTCAAGGAGTCCGGCGCGATGACGCTGGAAGTCCTGGACACCGTGCTCTCGACGCGTGCGTGGCACGCCGAGGACGCGGCGGCAGGTCAACCCGCAGACGCGGTGATCTGGGACGAGTTGGTGTCGCGGACACGCGAGGAGTCGACGCTCACTTTCACATTCGTCATGTTCCTGTGCATCGCCTGTCTGATCGCGGCGATCGGCGTCGTCACCGATTCTCCCGTCACCGTCGTGGGCGCGATGGTCGTCGGCCCCGAGTTCGGGCCGCTGGCCGGGCTCGCGGTAGCGCTGGTGCAGCGACGCAGCCACCTCGCGCAACGGGCGGCCCTGGCGCTGCTCGTAGGGTTTCCCGTCGCGATGGCGGTCACCATCGCATTCACTCTCATATTCGAAGCGCTGGGCTGGGTGACCCTTCAGACCACCCGCGAGCTCAACGAAGTGGACTTCATCTTCCAGGTCGGTCCTTTCTCGTTCGTCATCGCGTTGTTGGCGGGTGCGGCGGGGATGCTGTCCTTGGTGTCGTCGAAATCGGCTGCGCTGGTTGGTGTCTTCATCTCAGTGACGACGGTGCCCGCGGCCGGTTTCGCGGTCGTGGCCGCGACCATCGGCGACTGGCACGTGGCGGCGCAGTCGACTCTGCAGCTCGCGGTCAATCTCACCGGCATCACGATCGCGGGGGTGCTTGTGCTGTGGGTGTACCGCCTGAGGCGCACGAGGTAG
- the aspS gene encoding aspartate--tRNA ligase → MLRSHAAGSLRSADAGQQVTLAGWVARRRDHGGVIFIDLRDSSGVSQVVFRAADVLANAHRLRSEYCIAVDGVVEIRPEGNANAEIPTGDIEVNATSLTVLSESAPLPFQLDEQAGEEARLKYRYLDLRREGPGNAIRLRSKVNAAARDVLARHDFVEIETPTLTRSTPEGARDFLVPARLQPGSFYALPQSPQLFKQLLMVAGMERYYQIARCYRDEDFRADRQPEFTQLDMEMSFVDADDVMAVSEEVLKALWALIGYDLPTPIPRISYADAMRRFGSDKPDLRFALELVECTEYFSDTTFRVFQAPYVGAVVMPGGASQPRRTLDGWQEFAKQRGHKGLAYVLVAEDGSLGGPVAKNLTDAERDGLAAHVGAKPGDCIFFSAGPTKAARALLGATRIEVAKRLDMIDPDAWAFTWVVDWPLFEAADEATAAGDVAVGSGAWTAVHHAFTSPKPDSEATFDTDPGSAMADAYDIVCNGNEIGGGSIRIHRRDVQERVFAMMGIDHDEAQEKFGFLLDAFTFGAPPHGGIAFGWDRITALLAGLDSIREVIAFPKSGGGVDPLTDAPAPITAQQRKESGIDAKPRKDGD, encoded by the coding sequence GTGCTGCGCAGTCATGCCGCCGGTTCGTTGCGGTCCGCCGATGCCGGTCAGCAGGTGACGCTGGCCGGTTGGGTCGCGCGTCGCCGCGATCACGGCGGTGTCATCTTCATCGACCTCCGCGACTCGTCGGGTGTGTCGCAGGTGGTGTTCCGTGCAGCCGATGTCCTCGCCAACGCGCACCGGCTGCGCTCGGAGTACTGCATCGCCGTCGACGGGGTCGTCGAGATTCGCCCCGAGGGCAACGCGAACGCCGAAATTCCCACCGGCGACATCGAAGTCAATGCCACGTCGCTCACTGTGCTGAGTGAAAGCGCACCGCTGCCTTTCCAGCTCGACGAGCAAGCCGGCGAGGAAGCACGGCTGAAGTATCGGTACCTCGATCTCCGTCGGGAAGGTCCGGGGAACGCAATCCGCTTGCGGTCCAAGGTGAATGCGGCCGCGCGTGACGTGCTCGCGCGGCACGACTTCGTCGAGATCGAGACGCCGACGCTGACCCGCTCCACACCCGAGGGCGCGCGGGACTTCCTCGTGCCGGCTCGTCTGCAACCGGGCAGCTTCTACGCGCTTCCCCAGAGTCCGCAGCTGTTCAAGCAGTTGCTCATGGTGGCGGGCATGGAGCGCTACTACCAGATCGCGCGCTGCTATCGCGATGAGGACTTCCGCGCCGACCGCCAACCCGAGTTCACTCAGCTCGACATGGAAATGAGCTTCGTCGACGCAGACGACGTCATGGCGGTGTCCGAGGAGGTCCTCAAGGCGCTGTGGGCGTTGATCGGGTATGACCTGCCGACGCCGATTCCGCGGATCAGCTATGCCGATGCGATGCGGCGGTTCGGCTCGGACAAGCCCGATCTGCGATTCGCACTGGAACTCGTTGAGTGCACGGAGTACTTCTCCGACACCACTTTTCGGGTGTTCCAGGCGCCCTATGTCGGCGCCGTCGTCATGCCCGGAGGCGCGTCGCAGCCACGGCGCACACTCGACGGTTGGCAGGAATTCGCCAAGCAGCGCGGGCACAAGGGGCTGGCGTACGTGCTCGTCGCCGAGGACGGCTCACTGGGCGGCCCGGTGGCCAAGAACCTCACCGACGCCGAACGCGATGGATTGGCTGCGCATGTCGGGGCGAAGCCGGGGGACTGCATCTTCTTCTCGGCCGGTCCGACCAAGGCGGCGCGCGCGCTGCTCGGGGCGACCCGCATCGAGGTCGCCAAGCGCCTCGACATGATCGATCCCGACGCATGGGCGTTCACCTGGGTGGTGGACTGGCCGCTGTTCGAAGCCGCCGACGAGGCCACGGCCGCAGGCGATGTGGCGGTCGGGTCCGGTGCGTGGACGGCGGTGCACCACGCATTCACTTCGCCCAAGCCGGACTCAGAGGCGACCTTTGACACCGACCCTGGTTCGGCAATGGCCGATGCCTACGACATCGTGTGCAACGGCAACGAGATCGGCGGCGGATCGATCCGTATCCATCGCCGCGACGTCCAGGAGCGGGTGTTCGCGATGATGGGCATCGACCACGACGAGGCCCAAGAAAAATTCGGATTCTTGTTGGACGCATTCACTTTCGGCGCCCCGCCGCACGGCGGGATCGCATTCGGCTGGGACCGCATCACCGCGCTGCTCGCCGGTCTCGATTCGATTCGCGAGGTCATCGCGTTCCCGAAGTCCGGCGGCGGTGTCGATCCGCTGACCGACGCGCCCGCGCCGATCACCGCGCAGCAGCGCAAGGAATCGGGTATCGACGCCAAGCCGCGCAAGGACGGCGACTGA
- a CDS encoding SDR family NAD(P)-dependent oxidoreductase yields the protein MRVIVTGGNSGVGAATATALAVLGHDVMIACRDVDKAQRVAVEMPGNIEVRSLDLADLASVRTFADSVETVDVLVNNAGVMGMPLTRTVDGFEAHMGINHLGHFALTCLLGERIKDRVVSVASATYLFTHLDLADLNWHTRKYSKWAAYGQSKLANLLFVRELANRGVRAYASDPGATDTDITRSMGMGEHQRIRKLLHTPAQGARASLEAVTTDLPTGTYLAPRFNQLGAPTVTKLRPKAVDPAMARRLWELSAELTGCDWAI from the coding sequence ATGCGAGTGATCGTCACGGGCGGCAACAGCGGTGTCGGTGCGGCGACGGCAACGGCACTGGCGGTGCTGGGACACGACGTCATGATCGCCTGCCGGGATGTCGACAAGGCGCAGCGGGTCGCCGTCGAGATGCCCGGCAACATCGAGGTGCGATCCCTGGATCTCGCGGATCTGGCCAGTGTGCGGACATTCGCCGATTCGGTGGAAACCGTTGATGTGCTGGTGAACAACGCGGGTGTGATGGGCATGCCGCTGACCCGCACCGTCGACGGTTTCGAAGCGCACATGGGAATCAATCACCTCGGGCATTTCGCGTTGACCTGCCTGCTCGGCGAACGGATCAAAGACCGGGTGGTGTCGGTGGCGAGCGCGACGTATCTGTTCACTCACCTCGATCTAGCCGACCTGAACTGGCACACCCGCAAGTACTCGAAGTGGGCCGCCTATGGGCAGTCCAAACTCGCCAACCTGCTGTTCGTCCGCGAACTCGCCAACCGTGGCGTCCGCGCCTACGCGTCAGATCCCGGCGCGACCGATACGGACATCACCCGCTCGATGGGCATGGGCGAGCACCAACGGATTCGCAAGCTGCTGCACACACCCGCTCAGGGTGCGCGGGCGAGCCTGGAAGCCGTCACCACCGATCTGCCCACCGGTACGTATCTCGCGCCGCGGTTCAATCAGCTCGGCGCACCGACGGTGACGAAGCTGCGCCCCAAGGCGGTCGATCCCGCGATGGCCCGCCGGCTGTGGGAGCTCTCCGCCGAGCTGACGGGATGCGACTGGGCGATTTAG
- a CDS encoding DUF4436 family protein: MNEAAPLAAEKPSGNRRVWRVIVFTTVGAVIALYLASVLGYHATTDTYRDFSFTEAAPETETSVIIRLRQFDTLQNSLSVDVLVHPGRDMLSKDPQAVDNLTIRLSSWTASGELIYLHADVSSDANTTLIAVGDPDNWPLDSYTTDVIGVELFSGTGAARQAVPAGVIVAGHINGWNIASENATIASPPAPQQTLRLTLERSSAALSFDIGLILVLLALPAAALFVATQTLAGRLKFLPPIMTWFAAMLFAVIPLRNLLPGAPPAGAWIDQLVVLWVLLAVAAAMIMYVVAWWRSRRAD, from the coding sequence GTGAACGAAGCGGCTCCGCTAGCTGCGGAGAAACCTTCCGGGAATCGGCGTGTGTGGCGCGTCATCGTTTTCACGACGGTGGGCGCGGTCATCGCGTTGTATCTCGCGTCGGTGCTGGGTTATCACGCGACCACCGATACGTATCGCGATTTCTCGTTCACCGAGGCCGCACCGGAGACCGAGACGTCGGTCATCATCCGGTTGCGACAATTCGATACGCTCCAGAACAGTTTGTCGGTCGACGTTCTCGTCCATCCCGGTCGCGACATGTTGAGCAAAGATCCGCAAGCGGTGGACAACCTGACCATTCGGCTGAGTTCCTGGACGGCGTCCGGCGAGCTGATCTACCTTCACGCGGACGTGTCCTCCGACGCGAACACGACCCTGATTGCGGTCGGCGACCCCGACAACTGGCCTTTGGACTCGTATACCACCGACGTCATCGGGGTCGAACTCTTCAGTGGCACCGGCGCAGCTCGTCAAGCTGTTCCGGCCGGTGTCATCGTTGCCGGGCATATCAACGGCTGGAACATCGCTAGCGAAAACGCGACCATCGCCTCTCCGCCCGCGCCCCAGCAGACTCTGCGTCTCACGTTGGAGCGGTCGTCTGCCGCGCTCTCATTCGACATCGGTCTGATCTTGGTGCTGCTGGCACTGCCTGCGGCTGCGCTGTTCGTCGCAACCCAGACGTTGGCCGGCCGTCTGAAATTCCTGCCTCCGATCATGACGTGGTTCGCCGCGATGCTTTTCGCGGTGATTCCGCTGCGCAACCTGCTGCCCGGTGCGCCGCCCGCGGGTGCCTGGATCGATCAGCTCGTGGTGCTGTGGGTGCTGCTCGCGGTCGCGGCAGCCATGATCATGTACGTCGTGGCGTGGTGGCGATCGCGACGGGCCGACTAA
- a CDS encoding nitroreductase family deazaflavin-dependent oxidoreductase: MTEIGDLKAFNANIVDEFRANGGKVGGPFEGGDLLLLTTTGAKSGQPRLSPLAYFTVDDRLIVVGSYAGADVDPAWVHNLRKYSRAHIEVGTTDYDVIARELPTAERDELYARLVEQSPVFGEYQQKTSRVIPLFELQKA, translated from the coding sequence ATGACCGAGATCGGAGATCTGAAGGCGTTCAACGCCAATATCGTCGACGAGTTCCGCGCCAACGGCGGCAAGGTGGGTGGTCCGTTCGAGGGCGGTGACCTGCTACTCCTGACGACGACCGGCGCCAAGTCCGGCCAGCCCCGGCTGTCGCCGCTCGCGTACTTCACCGTCGACGACAGGCTGATCGTCGTTGGCTCGTACGCGGGCGCCGACGTCGATCCCGCATGGGTGCACAACCTGCGGAAGTACTCGCGGGCCCACATCGAAGTCGGCACGACGGACTACGACGTGATCGCCCGCGAGCTGCCCACTGCAGAGCGGGATGAGCTCTACGCGAGACTTGTCGAGCAGTCGCCCGTCTTCGGTGAGTACCAGCAGAAGACCAGCCGGGTCATCCCACTCTTCGAGCTCCAAAAAGCGTGA
- a CDS encoding thiolase family protein, whose protein sequence is MAGFAGRDAVIVEAVRTPIGKGKANGALHDVLPVDLLAHSLTELVKRSGIDPAQIDDVITGAVSQVGDQAVNIGRNALLAAGFPETVPGTTVDRQCGSSQQAIAFAAQGVIAGAYDIVVAAGVESMSRVPMGSSVLPGSDPFGAMAQRYPEGLVPQGISAELIAAKWGFSREQLDDFSAGSHEKAAQATKEGRFDNELIPINGLTTDEIVRPGTTVETLAALKPAFYTPAYEARFPQIQWAITPGNSSPLSDGSAAVLITTSEVAKRLGLRPLARIHTSTVVGSDPLYMLTGVIPATEKVLRNAGLSLSDIDLFEVNEAFAPVVLAWAHDVGADLSKTNVNGGAIAIGHPLGASGARIMTTLVNALEQRGGRYALQTMCEGGGMANATIIERLAK, encoded by the coding sequence ATGGCTGGATTCGCGGGCAGGGACGCGGTCATCGTCGAGGCGGTACGCACCCCGATCGGAAAGGGCAAGGCCAACGGCGCGCTGCACGACGTGCTGCCCGTCGACCTACTGGCGCACAGCCTCACCGAGCTGGTGAAGCGCTCGGGCATCGACCCGGCACAGATCGACGACGTCATCACCGGCGCCGTCTCACAGGTCGGCGACCAGGCCGTCAACATCGGCCGTAATGCACTACTGGCCGCGGGCTTCCCCGAGACCGTGCCCGGCACCACTGTCGACCGACAATGCGGTAGCAGCCAGCAAGCGATCGCGTTCGCGGCACAGGGCGTCATCGCGGGCGCGTACGACATCGTCGTTGCGGCCGGCGTCGAGTCGATGTCGCGGGTGCCGATGGGTTCGAGCGTGCTACCGGGCAGCGACCCGTTCGGCGCGATGGCGCAGCGCTATCCCGAAGGCTTGGTGCCGCAGGGCATCAGCGCCGAACTGATCGCCGCGAAGTGGGGGTTCTCCCGCGAGCAGCTCGACGATTTCTCGGCGGGCAGCCACGAAAAGGCCGCGCAGGCGACCAAAGAGGGGCGCTTCGACAACGAGCTGATCCCGATCAACGGGCTCACCACCGACGAGATCGTCCGTCCCGGCACCACGGTGGAAACACTGGCCGCGTTGAAGCCCGCGTTCTACACCCCCGCCTACGAGGCCCGGTTCCCCCAGATCCAGTGGGCGATCACGCCGGGCAACTCGTCGCCGCTGTCGGATGGCAGTGCGGCGGTGTTGATCACCACCAGTGAGGTCGCCAAGCGGCTGGGTCTGCGCCCGCTGGCGCGAATCCACACGTCGACCGTCGTGGGATCGGATCCGCTCTACATGCTGACCGGCGTAATCCCTGCGACCGAGAAGGTCTTGAGGAACGCTGGACTCTCTCTGTCTGATATCGACCTGTTCGAGGTGAACGAGGCCTTCGCGCCGGTGGTGCTGGCTTGGGCGCACGACGTCGGTGCCGATCTGTCGAAGACGAACGTCAACGGCGGCGCGATCGCGATCGGCCACCCGCTCGGTGCCAGTGGTGCGCGAATCATGACCACGCTCGTCAACGCATTGGAGCAGCGCGGCGGACGCTACGCGTTGCAGACGATGTGTGAGGGCGGCGGCATGGCCAACGCCACCATCATCGAGCGGCTCGCCAAGTAG
- a CDS encoding oxidoreductase — translation MRIALVGPGAIGTTVAALVYAAGHEVAAYGRTPRPSLELRPDDGDPIVVPHPVRSEPAEADGPVDVVLLAVKDTQNEAAGAWLARLCGEHTVVCALQNGVEQVERVGRFCPQSTVVPCVVWFSAETQPEGWVRLRTPVRLVLPDTPAASQLAEALRGPRISVDTDPDFVTATWHKLLVNAVAGLMVLTGRRSGMFRRDDIAAMARAYVAECLAVARAEGATLGDELVDQTVRLFTEVPADMTTSILTDRENGRALEWDIRNGVISRKAAAHKIATPISDVLVPLLAAASDGPG, via the coding sequence GTGAGGATCGCACTGGTCGGCCCCGGAGCCATTGGTACGACGGTCGCCGCTCTTGTCTACGCCGCTGGTCACGAGGTTGCCGCCTATGGCCGCACCCCGCGGCCGTCGCTCGAACTCCGCCCCGATGACGGCGACCCGATCGTCGTGCCGCACCCGGTGCGGTCAGAGCCTGCCGAGGCCGACGGTCCCGTCGACGTGGTGCTGCTCGCCGTCAAGGACACCCAGAACGAGGCCGCAGGAGCCTGGCTGGCTCGACTATGTGGCGAGCACACCGTGGTGTGCGCCCTGCAGAACGGCGTCGAACAGGTCGAGCGGGTGGGCAGGTTCTGCCCACAGTCGACTGTGGTCCCTTGCGTGGTGTGGTTCTCCGCCGAAACGCAACCCGAAGGCTGGGTGCGGCTGCGCACCCCGGTACGGCTGGTTCTTCCCGACACGCCTGCCGCGAGCCAGCTCGCCGAGGCGTTGCGCGGACCTCGCATCTCGGTCGACACCGACCCCGACTTCGTCACCGCGACCTGGCACAAGCTACTTGTCAACGCCGTCGCCGGACTCATGGTCTTGACGGGCCGCAGATCGGGCATGTTTCGCCGTGACGACATCGCCGCCATGGCGCGGGCCTACGTCGCGGAGTGCCTGGCGGTGGCGCGTGCGGAGGGCGCCACGCTCGGCGATGAGTTGGTCGATCAAACGGTTCGGCTGTTCACCGAGGTGCCCGCCGACATGACGACATCCATCCTCACCGACCGGGAAAACGGCAGAGCGCTGGAATGGGACATCCGCAACGGCGTCATCTCCCGCAAGGCCGCCGCCCACAAGATCGCCACCCCGATCAGTGATGTCCTGGTACCGCTGCTGGCAGCGGCCAGCGACGGCCCTGGCTAG